Proteins encoded together in one Megalops cyprinoides isolate fMegCyp1 chromosome 20, fMegCyp1.pri, whole genome shotgun sequence window:
- the LOC118795407 gene encoding excitatory amino acid transporter 5-like, with translation MREYAKKVLRSLFSLNLRLWVREYCRRNGLLTLSIFAVVTGCVLGFLLRSLNLSTQAKIYFSFPGELLMRMLKMLILPLITSSLMSGLSAMETKASSRMGVLTITYYLWTTFIAVIVGIILVIAIHPGTGREKEGHHQGSGPVMTSADALLDLIRNMIPANLIEATFQQYKTDLVPVVKPAEKTVEPNYVYIMPDYNDPRLGHPVFLELTPAPEVQYKNVPGSSKQMNVLGIVIFSATMGLLLGRMGERGMPLVSVCQCINECVMKIINAAMWYFPFGIIFLVAGKILDMQDPATIGEKLGMYTLTVMAGLFVHGLILLPSFYFIITRQNPFPFIRGLLQALVIALATSSSSATLPITMKCLLENCGVDRQIARFVLPVGATINMDGTALYEAVAAIFIAQVNEYELDFGQLVTISITATAASIGAAGIPQAGLVTMVIVLTSVGLPPDDITLIVAIDWVLDRFRTMINVLGDALAAGIMAHLCRKDFPTSRRSTATSFSGLSGMQSAHRTSIATPTVPPADVPQPGGPQTAVPIIVGPQTSTPQTSVPLIGGPQTAVPPTAVPLVGGPQTGVPLMGRSQTGMSLAGLPVADVPLLACKDCVLEVMGDLVTERPNFYYNICHV, from the exons ATGCGGGAATACGCTAAGAAGGTGCTCCGCAGCCTATTCTCCCTGAATTTGCGGTTATGGGTGAGGGAGTACTGCCGGCGGAACGGCCTGTTGACGCTCTCCATCTTCGCTGTGGTGACGGGGTGCGTCCTAGGCTTCTTACTGAGGAGTCTGAATCTCTCCACCCAG gcGAAAATCTATTTCTCTTTCCCTGGGGAGCTGCTGATGAGGATGCTGAAGATGCTGATTCTTCCTCTGATCACATCAAG TCTCATGTCAGGCCTGTCAGCAATGGAGACCAAAGCCAGCAGCCGCATGGGCGTTCTCACCATCACCTACTACCTGTGGACCACCTTCATCGCCGTCATCGTGGGCATCATCCTGGTGATCGCCATACACCCGGGCACcggcagagagaaggagggccACCATCAGGGGAGCGGACCTGTCATGACATCAGCTGACGCCCTGCTCGACCTCATCAG GAACATGATTCCAGCCAATCTGATTGAAGCCACGTTTCAACAG TATAAGACGGATCTGGTGCCCGTGGTCAAACCTGCTGAGAAGACTGTGGAGCCCAACTACGTCTACATCATGCCAGACTACAATGACCCTAGATTAGGCCATCCGGTGTTTCTGGAGCTCACACCTGCCCCAGAGGTCCAGTATAAGAACGTTCCAGGCAGCAGCAAGCAGATGAATGTGCTGGGCATCGTTATCTTCTCTGCCACCATGG gcCTTCTGCTGGGCAggatgggagagaggggcaTGCCGCTGGTCAGCGTGTGCCAGTGCATCAATGAGTGCGTCATGAAGATCATCAACGCTGCCATGTG GTACTTCCCCTTCGGCATCATCTTCCTGGTGGCAGGGAAGATCCTGGACATGCAGGACCCCGCCACCATCGGGGAGAAGCTGGGCATGTACACGTTGACGGTCATGGCGGGGCTTTTCGTGCACGGCCTGATCCTGCTCCCCAGCTTCTACTTCATCATAACGCGCCAGAACCCCTTCCCCTTCATCCGCGGCCTCCTGCAGGCCCTGGTCATCGCCCTGGCAACCTCGTCCAG CTCTGCCACCTTGCCCATCACCATGAAGTGCCTGCTGGAGAACTGTGGTGTGGATCGCCAGATCGCCCGTTTCGTGCTGCCAGTGGGCGCCACCATCAACATGGACGGCACGGCGCTGTACGAAGCTGTGGCGGCCATTTTCATCGCGCAGGTCAATGAGTATGAGCTGGACTTTGGGCAGCTGGTCACCATAAG CATCACGGCGACAGCTGCAAGCATCGGGGCAGCGGGGATTCCGCAGGCCGGCCTGGTAACCATGGTGATTGTGCTGACATCAGTGGGCCTGCCACCAGATGACATCACACTCATTGTGGCCATCGACTGGGTGCT AGATCGATTCCGAACGATGATCAATGTGCTTGGAGATGCCTTGGCCGCGGGCATCATGGCCCACCTATGTCGAAAAGACTTTCCCACCAGCCGG CGGAGCACTGCCACATCCTTCAGCGGCCTCTCTGGCATGCAGAGCGCACACCGGACAAGCATAGCTACGCCAACCGTGCCCCCGGCCGACGTGCCCCAGCCAGGTGGTCCTCAGACAGCCGTTCCAATCATAGTTGGGCCCCAGACGAGCACTCCTCAGACAAGTGTTCCCCTAATAGGCGGGCCCCAGACGGCTGTTCCCCCAACCGCCGTTCCCTTGGTGGGAGGGCCCCAAACAGGGGTTCCCCTGATGGGCCGGTCCCAAACTGGCATGTCTCTGGCAGGCTTGCCTGTGGCAGATGTACCACTGCTGGCTTGTAAGGACTGTGTGCTGGAGGTGATGGGGGACCTGGTGACAGAGAGGCCAAACTTTTACTACAACATCTGCCATGTCTAA
- the LOC118795629 gene encoding ELAV-like protein 1 isoform X3, producing MNCAVSSVASARWSLPNSSAIKWQVSYARPSSDTIKDANLYISGLPKSMTQKDVEDMFARYGRIINSRVLVDQATGLSRGVAFIRFDKRAEAEDAIKDLNGQKPPGASEPITVKFAANPNQAKNSQLLTQLYHSQSRRFGGPVHHQAQRFRFSPMSVEHMGGLSGVSVPGNSTSGWCIFIYNLGQDADEGILWQMFGPFGAVTNVKVIRDFNTNKCKGFGFVTMTNYEEAAMAIASLNGYRLGDKILQVSFKTSKSHK from the exons ATGAACTGCGCAGTCTCTTCAGTAGCATCGGCGAGGTGGAGTCTGCCAAACTCATCCGCGATAAAGTGGCAG GTTTCCTATGCCCGGCCGAGCTCGGACACCATAAAGGATGCAAACCTGTACATTAGTGGGCTGCCCAAGTCCATGACACAGAAAGATGTGGAAGACATGTTCGCACGCTACGGGCGCATTATAAACTCGCGCGTGCTCGTCGATCAGGCCACAG GTCTGTCACGAGGTGTGGCCTTCATTCGGTTTGACAagagggcagaggcagaggatGCCATTAAGGACCTGAATGGTCAGAAGCCCCCGGGTGCctctgagccaatcacagtgaaGTTTGCTGCGAACCCCAACCAGGCCAAGAACTCCCAGCTCCTCACACAGCTCTACCACTCCCAGTCCCGCCGGTTCGGGGGGCCAGTTCATCACCAGGCTCAGAGGTTCAG GTTCTCCCCAATGAGTGTGGAGCACATGGGTGGCCTGTCAGGGGTGAGCGTTCCTGGAAACTCCACCTCTGGCTGGTGCATCTTCATCTACAACCTGGGCCAGGACGCGGACGAGGGTATCCTGTGGCAGATGTTCGGGCCCTTTGGAGCCGTCACCAACGTCAAGGTCATCCGCGACTTCAACACCAACAAGTGCAAAGGGTTCGGCTTCGTCACCATGACTAACTACGAGGAGGCGGCCATGGCCATCGCCAGCCTCAACGGATATCGCCTAGGGGACAAGATCTTGCAGGTGTCCTTCAAAACCAGCAAGTCtcacaagtaa
- the LOC118795629 gene encoding ELAV-like protein 1 isoform X2, with protein MAVRRGHIRYLKEVYDMSNGYEDHVADEPKDAKTNLIVNYLPQSMTQDELRSLFSSIGEVESAKLIRDKVAGHSLGYGFVNYVNPSDAERAISTLNGLRLQSKTIKVSYARPSSDTIKDANLYISGLPKSMTQKDVEDMFARYGRIINSRVLVDQATGLSRGVAFIRFDKRAEAEDAIKDLNGQKPPGASEPITVKFAANPNQAKNSQLLTQLYHSQSRRFGGPVHHQAQRFRFSPMSVEHMGGLSGVSVPGNSTSGWCIFIYNLGQDADEGILWQMFGPFGAVTNVKVIRDFNTNKCKGFGFVTMTNYEEAAMAIASLNGYRLGDKILQVSFKTSKSHK; from the exons ATGGCCGTCAGAAGGGGACACATTAGATACTTAAAA GAGGTTTATGACATGTCCAACGGTTACGAAGACCACGTGGCCGACGAGCCAAAGGATGCCAAAACAAACCTGATCGTAAATTACCTGCCGCAGAGCATGACACAGGATGAACTGCGCAGTCTCTTCAGTAGCATCGGCGAGGTGGAGTCTGCCAAACTCATCCGCGATAAAGTGGCAG gACACAGTTTAGGGTACGGATTTGTTAACTATGTTAACCCTAGTGATGCAGAAAGGGCAATCAGTACTCTCAATGGACTGAGACTACAGTCTAAAACTATCAAG GTTTCCTATGCCCGGCCGAGCTCGGACACCATAAAGGATGCAAACCTGTACATTAGTGGGCTGCCCAAGTCCATGACACAGAAAGATGTGGAAGACATGTTCGCACGCTACGGGCGCATTATAAACTCGCGCGTGCTCGTCGATCAGGCCACAG GTCTGTCACGAGGTGTGGCCTTCATTCGGTTTGACAagagggcagaggcagaggatGCCATTAAGGACCTGAATGGTCAGAAGCCCCCGGGTGCctctgagccaatcacagtgaaGTTTGCTGCGAACCCCAACCAGGCCAAGAACTCCCAGCTCCTCACACAGCTCTACCACTCCCAGTCCCGCCGGTTCGGGGGGCCAGTTCATCACCAGGCTCAGAGGTTCAG GTTCTCCCCAATGAGTGTGGAGCACATGGGTGGCCTGTCAGGGGTGAGCGTTCCTGGAAACTCCACCTCTGGCTGGTGCATCTTCATCTACAACCTGGGCCAGGACGCGGACGAGGGTATCCTGTGGCAGATGTTCGGGCCCTTTGGAGCCGTCACCAACGTCAAGGTCATCCGCGACTTCAACACCAACAAGTGCAAAGGGTTCGGCTTCGTCACCATGACTAACTACGAGGAGGCGGCCATGGCCATCGCCAGCCTCAACGGATATCGCCTAGGGGACAAGATCTTGCAGGTGTCCTTCAAAACCAGCAAGTCtcacaagtaa
- the LOC118795629 gene encoding ELAV-like protein 1 isoform X1 has protein sequence MAVRRGHIRYLKEVYDMSNGYEDHVADEPKDAKTNLIVNYLPQSMTQDELRSLFSSIGEVESAKLIRDKVAGNPHDSTRRHSLGYGFVNYVNPSDAERAISTLNGLRLQSKTIKVSYARPSSDTIKDANLYISGLPKSMTQKDVEDMFARYGRIINSRVLVDQATGLSRGVAFIRFDKRAEAEDAIKDLNGQKPPGASEPITVKFAANPNQAKNSQLLTQLYHSQSRRFGGPVHHQAQRFRFSPMSVEHMGGLSGVSVPGNSTSGWCIFIYNLGQDADEGILWQMFGPFGAVTNVKVIRDFNTNKCKGFGFVTMTNYEEAAMAIASLNGYRLGDKILQVSFKTSKSHK, from the exons ATGGCCGTCAGAAGGGGACACATTAGATACTTAAAA GAGGTTTATGACATGTCCAACGGTTACGAAGACCACGTGGCCGACGAGCCAAAGGATGCCAAAACAAACCTGATCGTAAATTACCTGCCGCAGAGCATGACACAGGATGAACTGCGCAGTCTCTTCAGTAGCATCGGCGAGGTGGAGTCTGCCAAACTCATCCGCGATAAAGTGGCAGGTAATCCTCATGACAGCACCCGGA gACACAGTTTAGGGTACGGATTTGTTAACTATGTTAACCCTAGTGATGCAGAAAGGGCAATCAGTACTCTCAATGGACTGAGACTACAGTCTAAAACTATCAAG GTTTCCTATGCCCGGCCGAGCTCGGACACCATAAAGGATGCAAACCTGTACATTAGTGGGCTGCCCAAGTCCATGACACAGAAAGATGTGGAAGACATGTTCGCACGCTACGGGCGCATTATAAACTCGCGCGTGCTCGTCGATCAGGCCACAG GTCTGTCACGAGGTGTGGCCTTCATTCGGTTTGACAagagggcagaggcagaggatGCCATTAAGGACCTGAATGGTCAGAAGCCCCCGGGTGCctctgagccaatcacagtgaaGTTTGCTGCGAACCCCAACCAGGCCAAGAACTCCCAGCTCCTCACACAGCTCTACCACTCCCAGTCCCGCCGGTTCGGGGGGCCAGTTCATCACCAGGCTCAGAGGTTCAG GTTCTCCCCAATGAGTGTGGAGCACATGGGTGGCCTGTCAGGGGTGAGCGTTCCTGGAAACTCCACCTCTGGCTGGTGCATCTTCATCTACAACCTGGGCCAGGACGCGGACGAGGGTATCCTGTGGCAGATGTTCGGGCCCTTTGGAGCCGTCACCAACGTCAAGGTCATCCGCGACTTCAACACCAACAAGTGCAAAGGGTTCGGCTTCGTCACCATGACTAACTACGAGGAGGCGGCCATGGCCATCGCCAGCCTCAACGGATATCGCCTAGGGGACAAGATCTTGCAGGTGTCCTTCAAAACCAGCAAGTCtcacaagtaa